One window of Microcoleus vaginatus PCC 9802 genomic DNA carries:
- a CDS encoding MAPEG family protein, with protein sequence MLAEANATLWPSLITVSALILYFVVTINVGRARFKHKVSPPQMTGNPDFERVVRVQQNTLEQMILFLPSLWLFSQFISPIWGAGIGAIWIVGRILFAWGYYQAAEKRAAGFGISTLATLALLGGSLTGIIMSLLKV encoded by the coding sequence ATGCTTGCAGAAGCAAACGCGACACTTTGGCCTAGTCTAATTACTGTTTCCGCATTAATTCTCTACTTCGTTGTTACCATCAACGTCGGTAGAGCTAGATTCAAACACAAAGTTTCTCCCCCGCAGATGACAGGAAACCCAGACTTTGAGCGAGTGGTGCGAGTTCAGCAAAATACCTTAGAGCAAATGATTCTATTTTTGCCCTCGCTGTGGCTGTTCTCGCAATTTATCAGCCCAATTTGGGGCGCTGGTATCGGCGCAATTTGGATAGTTGGACGCATTTTGTTTGCTTGGGGTTACTATCAAGCTGCCGAAAAAAGAGCGGCAGGATTTGGCATTAGTACCTTAGCTACTTTAGCTTTGCTTGGGGGTTCATTAACAGGCATAATTATGTCGCTGCTGAAGGTTTGA